The following are encoded together in the Eptesicus fuscus isolate TK198812 chromosome 16, DD_ASM_mEF_20220401, whole genome shotgun sequence genome:
- the RNASEH1 gene encoding ribonuclease H1 isoform X1 — protein sequence MTRLLGVVHRVALAAVRCRSGGLGMFYAVRRGRKAGVFLTWNECRAQVDRFPAARFKKFATEEEAWAFVRSSGSPGSKGQEDKLVHESQAKASKRCREPPAEGEENGEPRAKHVKQDGEAAPVVDKDTFSYMGEYVVVYTDGCCSSNGRRRARAGIGVYWGPGHPLNVGIRLPGRQTNQRAEIHVFTRERNSCKAIAQAKAQNITKLVLYTDSMFTINGITSWVQSWKENGWRTSAGKAVTNKEDFMELDRLVQGVDVQWMHVPGHAGFVGNEAADRLAREGARQAEG from the exons ATGACCCGGCTCCTGGGCGTGGTGCACAGAGTCGCTCTGGCCGCCGTGCGCTGCCGCAGCGGCGGGCTCGGCATGTTCTACGCCGTGAGGAGGGGCCGCAAGGCCGGCGTCTTCCTGACCTG GAACGAATGCCGAGCGCAGGTGGACCGGTTCCCTGCTGCCCGGTTCAAGAAGTTTGCCACCGAAGAGGAAGCCTGGGCCTTCGTCAGGAGCTCGGGGAGCCCTGGTTCGAAAG GGCAGGAAGATAAGCTCGTGCACGAATCACAAGCGAAAGCCAGCAAGCGATGCCGGGAGCCCCCGGCTGAAGGGGAGGAGAACGGGGAGCCGCGGGCAAAGCATGTGAAGCAGGACGGGGAGGCAGCCCCTGTGGTGGACAAGGACACGTTCTCTTACATGG GCGAATACGTCGTCGTCTACACGGACGGCTGCTGCTCCAGCAACGGGCGCCGGCGGGCGCGCGCGGGCATCGGCGTGTACTGGGGGCCCGGCCACCCTCT AAATGTGGGCATTAGACTTCCTGGGCGACAAACCAACCAAAGGGCAGAAATTCAC GTGTTTACCCGTGAGCGGAATT CCTGCAAAGCCATCGCGCAGGCCAAGGCTCAGAACATCACGAAGCTGGTTCTGTACACAGACAGCATGTTCACCATCAACG GCATCACCAGCTGGGTCCAGAGCTGGAAGGAGAACGGATGGAGGACCAGCGCCGGGAAGGCGGTGACCAACAAGGAGGACTTCATGGAGCTGGACAGACTCGTCCAGGGCGTGGACGTGCAGTGG ATGCACGTTCCTGGTCACGCGGGATTTGTAGGCAACGAGGCGGCCGACAGGCTAGCGCGAGAAGGAGCGAGGCAGGCGGAGGGCTGA
- the RNASEH1 gene encoding ribonuclease H1 isoform X2 — MTRLLGVVHRVALAAVRCRSGGLGMFYAVRRGRKAGVFLTWNECRAQVDRFPAARFKKFATEEEAWAFVRSSGSPGSKGQEDKLVHESQAKASKRCREPPAEGEENGEPRAKHVKQDGEAAPVVDKDTFSYMGEYVVVYTDGCCSSNGRRRARAGIGVYWGPGHPLNVGIRLPGRQTNQRAEIHAACKAIAQAKAQNITKLVLYTDSMFTINGITSWVQSWKENGWRTSAGKAVTNKEDFMELDRLVQGVDVQWMHVPGHAGFVGNEAADRLAREGARQAEG; from the exons ATGACCCGGCTCCTGGGCGTGGTGCACAGAGTCGCTCTGGCCGCCGTGCGCTGCCGCAGCGGCGGGCTCGGCATGTTCTACGCCGTGAGGAGGGGCCGCAAGGCCGGCGTCTTCCTGACCTG GAACGAATGCCGAGCGCAGGTGGACCGGTTCCCTGCTGCCCGGTTCAAGAAGTTTGCCACCGAAGAGGAAGCCTGGGCCTTCGTCAGGAGCTCGGGGAGCCCTGGTTCGAAAG GGCAGGAAGATAAGCTCGTGCACGAATCACAAGCGAAAGCCAGCAAGCGATGCCGGGAGCCCCCGGCTGAAGGGGAGGAGAACGGGGAGCCGCGGGCAAAGCATGTGAAGCAGGACGGGGAGGCAGCCCCTGTGGTGGACAAGGACACGTTCTCTTACATGG GCGAATACGTCGTCGTCTACACGGACGGCTGCTGCTCCAGCAACGGGCGCCGGCGGGCGCGCGCGGGCATCGGCGTGTACTGGGGGCCCGGCCACCCTCT AAATGTGGGCATTAGACTTCCTGGGCGACAAACCAACCAAAGGGCAGAAATTCAC GCAGCCTGCAAAGCCATCGCGCAGGCCAAGGCTCAGAACATCACGAAGCTGGTTCTGTACACAGACAGCATGTTCACCATCAACG GCATCACCAGCTGGGTCCAGAGCTGGAAGGAGAACGGATGGAGGACCAGCGCCGGGAAGGCGGTGACCAACAAGGAGGACTTCATGGAGCTGGACAGACTCGTCCAGGGCGTGGACGTGCAGTGG ATGCACGTTCCTGGTCACGCGGGATTTGTAGGCAACGAGGCGGCCGACAGGCTAGCGCGAGAAGGAGCGAGGCAGGCGGAGGGCTGA